In the Argiope bruennichi chromosome 8, qqArgBrue1.1, whole genome shotgun sequence genome, CATCATCGATTTTTATAGTGAGATTCTAGACACTGTGCACTTCATTCAAATACACATTAAAAACTGAAGGgcaattttaaacaacaaatttataagaaaaagctAGGATTCAGAAAGCtttcttttgaatttgttttttttttcctctgttaGATTAGCAGCAAAGTCAAGGACACAATTttcttcatcagaaaaaaaaaatcactggaaAGACTACAAAACATAATctcaattcatatatttcagcTTCTCCGAATATTACAGATCATGCTTTGAGAAATGCTCCACGGGAACGCATCCACACTTGGTGTGATTAGTAAAGGTCAGTTTTTCGATCTTTTTTTCTGGGAGTTGACCGTCATCCAGGATCTTGACACTGTAGAAATGGAGAACCACCTTTTGCTTTTCTTTAGCTACACACCTGAGCCGGTCCGTACCGCAACAGCCAGCGTGCTTTCCGCACCTGTGTAGCATGGTGCAATGGGGCAAGAAGTACCGTCCAGGGTAGTGGTCACTCACGTGAATTACTTGCATTTTGGGTTGGTCGCAAGTGCCCGCTTCGGCAACGCTTTCGCTGTGCTCCAGAGCCAGCTTCTCATCAGCGCTTACCTGAGGAGTCTCATCCCTGTGGTTTCGGTGTTTGTGATAGCGACTGTGCCGGCCACTTATTGGATCCAGAAGGAGAACGGCACACAAAATAACTATACAAAGAAATCGCCGCATTGTTGTCAGTTATGTTCAAGGTTATGCAATGCCTAGAAAAGGAAAATCcaagtattagaaattttagaagattctatttacatatatatatacaaaacgaTAGAAAACACATCCCATATAAGactcaattaatttctaaattatgtgtggtaattgaaaaaaaattaattaacatttgattAACACTAAATGTACCGGTACTTTACCGATGTATCGAAACTGTATTGgaaaagtcatatcactgatttTTCCGACCTGCCTCGAAGGCACACTGTAGGAAACTATGGTTGTGTCCTAAGGGCTaacaccagccacggtacaatccttccctaaggaagtacgtcccgtcattgatgagAGGAgtcagacccccaccttttcgtataccctccagggtggcgagaaccaaccgccatgccggaagcctctcatcttcatttcgaggcaCCCCCCGGGGTGATAACTGTATTATGAAACGATCACTTGATCGGTCGTGGTAGGTTTGATGTGAAAAcctaatttgaagaaaatactgGAAACTCTCTATAACTCTCTATTTTCAGTCTTTATAATCAACCTCATATTAAGAGATGTTCAACAGTAATCTCTTAATCTGAATATGGTATGGATATGAAAATgccatttagaaataaaattctgcttcGTACATGGACCATAATCTATGAAGCGTATCTTCGTACATAGTCTATGAATCGTTATTCAGAACACTCATCAGTTTTATTAATtcgaagttaattttttattttttcacaacaaatacataattatacatatatttatacgCAAAAAGTACATAccaatcaaaggaaaaaaataatgtcaaaaaattgcaaaatgttaaaatgactTTATGCTTCCATTTAacgtataaataatttatttgttttgacaTCACTTCACtaagaaatgatatttcatacatatctcgaatttctaaaataattcttacatattaattttgcaagataaaaaaatatgttattaacaatgattattgatttcttaaaaattatacaatttgtaTTCAAATTATGTACTATTAaacaactccccccccccttttttttttacaaaaagaaaaaaattacggattagatatttgttaaaatctaaataagatttcaacataattttatttttattttgtattattattatagaagaaCAAAGTTGTTACTTGGCTAGATTATATTTTGTGCGTTTAAGAGATGGATGTAGCCAGTGACACAGAAGTATACATTTTGAacgaatacaaatttataatggTGACCGTGGTGGCATAGTGGCAATTTCACGGGCTGGAGGATGGCAGGatcgagaccagattccaccgcAGAACCTTTGCGCAAGCAGGCCTGATGCATGccaaatccgtcggggccaaacaccCACCCACCAGCGCGGCGCGGATACTCGAAAAGGCTACACTAGCCCAGGTGCTATCCTCGTCACCCGATCGTGGCTCATAATTACGAAGCccgtccgaaaatagccctagCTTTAAAAACGggaggttaatataactaaattaaatgaatttgtaactattatcataaattttgtctaaaatttgaaaatacgtGTTAAACTCTGCCTGAAGTTAATATTCGAACTTGTTTTATAAAACTATCAACAACGATTATCTCCGCGTTTTGTTCAGTCGGTaattattgattctaaaattaaaccgacaaatgtatatatattttcgacaaatatcttttattaatgcttctttttttctaCAAACACCTGATGCTATTTTcctattatcaataaaaaattttttccaagGAAACCCAAAAAACATTTGCACGGCGCATCATATGTGGAATGAATGAAGTTAGGTCAGACTGTACCTCCAAGCTAAAGTAAATTATTTCGTTTGAATTCGCAGACGGGCGTGAGATGATAACCTGAAAAAGTCGGACAAACCTGCATATGcaagttaataaatattgtaaattttttgtatCAATCAGATTTCCGGCCGTTTTACTTCCGTCATTTCCAAATTAGttatgtaagaatattttaatgattgattgTCATTGAACTATTAGCTAAATAAAGccatttcagtttctttttaaattttatagctgCCTTTCCTTCTAAATCAGAACGTCTGTCTTTCCTTCTAAACTAAACTAGTGAAAGTTATAATTATGAAGTCGATAAAACAATAACAATTCTAGACATTGTCTGAAACGGATAGTAAAGGAAAACCTAAAAAATATTGTGTATGTGGCTGATTCTTTTCTAGCACATGTAAAGGAAATCAAACAACTTCGTGATAATTATGGTACTGGTgatttaaatatgctaaatttattatttccccCCAAAGTTTTTCCTTCTTAATTCTGTAATTTATAGACAGTGGAGCGTTACCTGAGATCAGAAAAGCGAAAACGGATGGAACAAATCTATGAAAAATCAGTGgcagtggtcttctcaaaactctctcgcatattctctaataaatttatcataccAGAGAAGGCCTTACATTTCACTAGAGTAAAATAGTTACCAATAttatttttggcatgaatttagtatttttactgaatctatcgtgttatccttggcgagtaatAAGACGATTAATCCCTGACCTGCAttaatggtatccaaaaatcgaatttgtgttttagacacgtttttttcaaccaaaatatgacacaaaactgcacttgtagttacaaaatcttaTACcatatttggtatatttaaatcactgcatttttgagttacaacgtttacatattttagaaagtaCAGACGAACAGACGGTCAATCGGTTGATTTCGCTGaaaatttgacaagtatctacactatagaagttaaaatttgtgttcagaattttacatatttagcTCTCTTGGTTTAGCAATTAtcgcgttaatttatattcgaacagctggacaaaccgattttctctgaatagattttacccaaaatttgataaaaatccggaaatttggtgtaaaatccgtcaatcaaattttattcatctagttcaaagtgtatttttttttcacttacagATTGACAGAAAAACATAGGAtctaaattgtgttttttgaactcatggGAGTATAAAACGTGGGGATTTGTCAAAacctcaagttcgaattttttgacgataattatactatctctatactacgtatacaagaaagtaaaaaaaaaaaaaaaaaaaaaagacaaaaatatttttttgtacttattttaactaaaataagagGAGATGTATAACTAGTTTATAACAAAAAGTGATTCAAATAGCATgcataaataagacaaaaaaaacaACCACACTTGATATTCATAAGAGGAGATGTATAACTAGTTTATAACAAAAAGTGATTCAAATAGCATgcataaataagacaaaaaaaacaACCACACTTGATATTCATAAGAGGAGATGTATAACTAGTTTATAACAAAAAGTGATTCAAATAGCATgcataaataagacaaaaaaaacaACCACActtgatattcataattaattatttaaaacttagaaaattCGTTCTACTAAAGAATCAGCATTCAACAAAAGTCGTTAGaaagatattcaattaaaattgacAAGAAAAGTTAAAtccagaatattaaattaatccgatttttttttgtactgttttagaaatatatgcaataatacCAATGGAGGGTGTATTCAAGTAgctaaaataacataaaatttatccgTTACTTTCATAAACTCTaacatataaatatgattaaGTGCATCAAGTGTATAACAGAATTTATCCTACAACCCATGGAATATTACATCCTCCGACTAATAAATCACGCGAAACACAGGAAATACTAAgcattgaatatttgcataaatctTAATCACTTAATCAAGTAAGtactttcatttttgtatatacaGACACACAGTCTAGTTGTGCAttacttatatcaataaattgtCTCATGCCTAAACgccatttcattgaaattaatctCGATTCAAATTACATATTGTCAGCAATCTAGCAGTGGCAAATTTTAGTGTTTTGTGGTCTTAGAAAGCGTACATTATGAAGCTTCCTCTTTTAATAAAGTAGTTAATTTAGTTtcgcatttcattcatttttaacaatcaatttgttaatgaattatttaaattttatttttttattttaaaaactttataaaaaaattatatgctactattaaatgatttatttattatgacttatGATTATAATTCAGAGGCATACATATTTATACACAATTTTATCTAAGCAGATGCtaggtatt is a window encoding:
- the LOC129981752 gene encoding snake venom vascular endothelial growth factor toxin cratrin-like; amino-acid sequence: MRRFLCIVILCAVLLLDPISGRHSRYHKHRNHRDETPQVSADEKLALEHSESVAEAGTCDQPKMQVIHVSDHYPGRYFLPHCTMLHRCGKHAGCCGTDRLRCVAKEKQKVVLHFYSVKILDDGQLPEKKIEKLTFTNHTKCGCVPVEHFSKHDL